The genomic region GCCCAGCGTTTGACACTCAATGCCCAGGGAGGAATCGACAACTACGGTGGTCGGATTGTGGCCCAGACCGGCGATGTCGTCATCGATGCCGGCGCGGCCGGGAACATCAATAACCGTGACGGCATTATCCAGGCCAATGGCCTGCTCAAGGTGAGCAGCAATGACTTCGACAGCAGTGGCGACAACGGTGGCCAGGTTGCTGCCGGCCAGATCGACCTCAAGCTCAATGGCACCCTGAGCAACCGCAAGGGCGTGATGGAAAGTGACCGCGACCTCTCGGTCACGGCTGCCAGCGTCGATAACCAGGGCGGTCAACTGCGCGTGCTGGGAACCGGGGGCAAGACCGAGTTCCAGCTCGGCGGGCTGTTCGACAACCGCAATGGCCGCCTGGAAACCGCCAGCAACGACCTGGTCCTGAACGCCAGCGGCTTCCAGAACCAGGACGGCAGCCTGTTGCACCTGGGTAACGGCACGCTGGGTATCTCCACCGCCAACGTACTGGGAGCGGGTGGCAGCCTGGTGACCCGAGGAAACCTGACGCTTACCGCGGATGAATGGACCAACAGCAGCGTCATCCAGGCCGGCAAGCTGACACTGAATATCGGCACGCTCAACCAACTTGCGGGCGCCCAGTTGTTGGCCTCCAACAGCCTGCTCGGGACGGGTGGCAACTGGAGCAACGATGGCCTGATTGCCAGCGATGGCAGCGCCAGCCTGAACCTGAGCGGCAGCTATGGGGGTAACGGACGTTACACCAGTCTGGGGACCCTTGGGTTGACTGCGGCGCAGGTAAGTCTGGGCAACAGCGCGAGTATCGCAGGTGGTGCCGAGACCACCCTCAATATTGCCGGCCAGCTTGGCAACTCTGGTCGCATCACCTCTGCTGCCGGCATGACCGTGACCGCCGGGGCCATCAACAACTACGGTACTTTGGGGAGTACCGGCAACCTACGCCTGACTACATCGAGCCTTCTGAATGACAAGGGGCTGATCTTCAGTGGCGGCGATATGGCGCTGCGTACCGATACGTTTACCAACCGCTACGCCGATCTCTACAGCTTCGGCAAGCTCGCTATTGCCAAGGACGACAGCAATGGCCTGAGTTCATCGATCAACAATATTTCGTCGACGATTGAAAGTGGTGGGGATCTGAGCCTGTCGGCTACTCATATCGAGAACCGGAAGGATGTATTTGAGGTTACCGGTGGGCAGACTTCTGGGTATATCGGGGTGCAGTGCTACTACTGTGCTGATAGCAACGTTGGTAGGGCGACCAACGTCGATAGCTATGTGGTCTGGGTAGAAAACTACAAGTCGCAAATCACCAAAGACTCAGCGTCGTCTTCCATGACCGCAGGTCACAATTTCACGGTCAATGGTGGCGACCTTGTCAATCAGGCATCGACGCTCAGCGCTGGCAATGATCTGACGTTTAACCTGCAGAACTTCATAAACCAAGGGGCATCTGTCGGCGACTACAGCATACGTCGTGCTTACTCCGTTCCTAGCGTTGGTGGATATGGCTTTGATTTCTGGTCTCAGGCCATGGCTTACAACGCGATTAACGATCCCTCGTACGATCCCGGCTCTTTAGGATTTGTAGGTGGGAGTGATCCGACTTTTTCCCGACCCAGAATGCATTTTTGGAACTCTTCGGGAAGTGAATCTCTGATCCAGGTTTCACCTCGCTCCGGCGGCAAGAATTTCGAAAATGGTATCTACTTCGGCACAGTGTGGGTCTCGCGAAACCAAATATGGGTCGATTTTGCTCGGCCTAGTTATCGCGCGGGGGTAAGCACGGCAGCGCCGGGAGTAATACAGGCCGCGACCCCCTTTAGCAATGTTTTGACCTACACCAGCCCATCCACTTACGCCAACGCCGTAGTCCAGGCCGGTGGGGCTGTAAACATCACAGGAACCAAAAGCCTCACCAACAGCGTTGTCCGTGAAGGCGTGGTCATCGACGGCGTCGCCTCCCATGTCGGCTCGACCCAGGTGGGCAACAGCACCGCGACCCTGGTCAATATCAATCGACAGCTCCCCCCGGATCTTGCTCAGCAGCAGGTCAACCCGCTGACGCTTCCCGGTTTCAGCCTGCCGACAGGGCAGAACGGTCTGTTCCGCCTCAGCGAGGCTTCGAGCAGCACTCCCGCTGACAAGGGCCCGCAAAGCTGGAGCCTCGGCGGTGCCAGCCTGAACACCGTACAACGGCAACAGACACAACCCACTTCGCAACTGACCAGCGTCGAGCTTTCCGACAATACCCAGACCGGCAACGCCGGACCGGGTGCCCTGGTTCGTGTTCAGGGCCTGCCCAGCACTGCCGGCCAGTCCCGCCCCCAGAAATACCTGATCGAAACCAACCCGGCGTTCGCCGATCTCAAGCAGTTCGTGAACTCGGACTACCTGCTGTCGAAAGTCGGCTACAGCGACCAGGAAAGCACCAAGCGCCTGGGCGACGGTTTCTATGAGCAGCGGCTGATCCAGCAGGCGGTGGTCGCCCGTACCGGCCAGCGTTTCATCGATGGCCAGACTTCCGACGAGGGCCTGTTCAAGTACCTGATGGACAACGCCATCAGCAGCAAGCAGCAACTGAACCTCAGCGTCGGCGTGAGCCTGACCTCCGAGCAGGTTGCGGCGTTGACCCATGACATCGTCTGGATGGAAAAGCAGGTAGTCAACGGCGAAGAGGTCCTGGTGCCGGTGCTCTACCTGGCCCAGGCCAACAATCGCCTGTCCCCGAACGGCGCGCTGATCCAGGGCGCAGACGTCAACCTGATCGCCGGGGCGAACCTGGAAAACAGCGGGACCCTGCGTGCCAGCAACAACTTGTCCATGTCTGCCGGCAACAGCCTGGTGAACGCTGGTTTGGCTGAAGCTGGCAATCGCCTGGATGCATTGGCGATCAATAACGTCGTCAACAAGGCCGGCGGCATTATCGCCGGGCGTGACGTCAGCCTGACCTCTGTCTCCGGCGATATCACCAACGAGCGAACGGTCAGTACCTATACCAACACCATCGACGGGTATCTGTATCGCACCGATGTGGTGGATAGCGCGGCGCGTATCGAGGCGGCAAATGACCTGACACTCAGTGCTGCACAAGACGTCAAAAACGTCGGCGGTGTGCTCAAGAGTGGCGGCGATACCAACATCAAGGCTGGGCGTGATGTGAGCATCGCCTCTGCCGAGCAGCACAACAGCACGATGCAGGGGCGTATCAAGAGCAACAGCGTCAGCCAGTACGGTTCCGATGTGGAGGTTGGCCGTGACCTGAAGGTTCAAGCCGGTCGCGACCTGGCCGTGGTTGGTAGCCGCATCGATGCCAAGCGCGACATCAGCATGGACGCCGTCGAGAACCTGATGGTCAGCTCCGCGGCCGACGAAAGCCATGCCGACTACAAGTCGAAGAAACTCAAGATCCAGGAAGACCACGTCAAGCAGGTGATGAGCAGCCTGACGGCGGGTGGCGATGTGAACTTGAATGCTGGCAAGGACATGACCTTGGTGTCCAGCCGGATCAATGCCGGTGATGAAGCCAAGCTGGTCGCTGCCGGTGAGCTGAATGTGCTGGCGGCGCAGGACAGTGACTACTCGCTGTATGACAAGAAAAAGAAGGGCAGCTTTGGCAGGCTACAGACTCGTCACGATGAAATAACCCGCGTGACGAATGTAGGAAGTGAAATCAGCACTGGAGGTGATCTGACGCTCAAAAGCGGTGGTGATCAGCGCTATCAGGTCGCCAAGCTGGACAGTGGAAAGGATCTGACTATCGATAGTGGCGGTGGCATCACTTTCGAAGGTGTAAAGGACCTTGTCCAGGAGAGTCACGAGAAAACCAATAACAACGCTTTCTGGAATTCATCCAAGGGCCGCGGAAATACCGATGAAACCCTGCGCCAGACCCAAATGACGGCTGCCGGGAACATCACCATCAAGGCCGTTGAAGGTCTGAAGGTTGATATCAAGCAGGTCAATCAGGAGTCGGTGAGTCAGGCTATTGATGCGATGGTCAAGGCTGATCCGCAGTTGGCTTGGCTCAAGGATGCCGAGAGTCGTGGTGATGTTGACTGGCACTTGGTCAAGGAGATTCATAGCTCCTACAAGTACAGCAATTCGGGGCTTGGGCCGGCTTCGCAATTGATTATCGCGATTGTCATGGCGGCGGTGGTCGGGCCTATGGCTATGACCGCCATGGCTGGCTCCAGTCCTGCAATTGCTTTTGGGGTGGCGGCTATCGCTTCAAATGCGGCGACCAATGCCACTACGAGCTTCATCAACAATGGTGGGAATCTGGGGGCAGTATTCAAGGACCTATCCTCGCCCGATGCAATGAAGGGTTATGCCATCTCCGGAATTACCGCGGGTCTAGCCTCGGGGTATTACCAAAGTTGGACGGGGGCAACCGCCAACATGCCTCTGAATTCTTGGGCTAACGTTGGCAGGTTTGCGGCGAACCAAGCGCTTCAAAGCAGTACTTCTGCGCTACTAGGTAAGGCCTTGGGCAATGATGCAAACGTGAGTGATGCGCTGAAAGGAGCATTGTTCAACACGTTGGCAGCGGTCAGCTTCAGCGCTGTTGGGGACTACACCCTTGGAAAATACGCGGAGGGTTCACCGCAAAAAGTCATCATCCACGCGATGGTCGGCGGCCTGCTGGCTGAAGCCACCGGAGGTGATTTCAAGACCGGTGCCTTGGCGGCTGGGGTCAATGAACTTCTGATCGATCACCTGAGTGCTTTGGTCCATGGCGACAAGGGCCTGTTGACCATGTCTTCGCAGATCGTGGGTGTCCTGGCGGCGGCTGCGCAGAGCGATACCGATGCTAGCAAGATGGAGAAGGGTAGCTGGGTTGCGAGTTATGCAAGTCAATACAACCGACAGCTACATGCAGACGAAGACAAATGGATTCGTGAGCATGCGAAGGAGTTTGCTGCCAGTCAGGGGATCAGTGAGCAGCAGGCAACCGAACGCCTGGCCCAGCAGGCTCTGAAGAATGTTGATTATCTGTGGCGTGCACTTCTGAGTGACGGTAACGACGATACCGCGGCGAGTTTCCTGGCAAGTAGTGGAAAAACCTTCACCAACGATCTGGGTGAACAGCAAGCGCTGTTTACCGCCAAAGGCCAGCAGTTGTTCAGGCCTGAGATGTTCGCCGACACAGCTGATCCCAAGTTCTATCGGCAGTTCGTACAAAGCGGTATCAGTCGTCCCTTGAGCGAAGGTTTGCTCAAGGAGATGAAGGATTCCGGGCTGGATTTGAAGAATGGGGCCGTGGATCTGGGGCGATTCGTGGTGGATCACCCCGGCGCTGCCTTGGAGGGGTTGTGGGAAGGGCTTAAGGACCTTCCTGGCGGCGTAGTTGATGGGTTCAAGGAAAGTGGTCAGTCCATCGGGGAGGGAGCAGCTACAGCCCTTAACGATGACCTGACGGCCAAGCTCAATGCCATTTACGGGGTCGATGTCTCCACCGCGCAGAAGACGATGTTGCTGCTTCGTACGGTTTCCGCCGTCACAAGCGCCTCCGGTGTAGCCAAGGGCAGTGTGAAAATCACTGAGAAGGTTAGTGAGGCGATTGGTAAAAAGCTGGACGATATTCTGAAGGGAGCAAACGAACGCAAGCTGATAGCGGATGGAAAATCGTCTCCTGAGCCTACTGGCAGGCCGTGCTGTTTCGCCGCGGGCACCATGGTTTCGACTCCGTCAGGCGATCGGGCGATTGAGACGCTCAAGGTTGGCGATGTCGTCTGGAGTAAGCCTGACAAGGGCGGGAAGCCGTTTGCTGCGGCTATTTTGGCCACTCATTACCGAAACGATCAGCCAATATACCGGCTTAAGTTGGAGAATGTCGGTGCGAATGGGGCAGCAGAAACTGAAACGCTGCTGGTAACTCCGTCTCACCCGTTCTATGTACCAGAGCGGCGAGATTTCATTCCGGCCATAGACCTGAAACCGGGTGACTTGCTCCAGTCGCTCAGTGATGGTGAGGGTGAGAAGGCTTCGACGCGGGTAGAGTCTCTGGAGCTGTTTCTTCCAGTGGGGGAAACGTATAATCTGACGGTCGACATCGGGCATACGTTCTATGTCGGGAAGCTGAAAACGTGGGTTCATAATACTGGTACTAATGCTCCATGCTCGATTGATGGGCGACCTGTTGCGGGTTCTGAAAGTGGTGCAAAAGCAACCTTGCCTGTGGAGACCGATCTTGGAAAGGTTTCATTTGATGCTGCTAACGGGGTCGGAACCATATACTCCCCGAAAGTGACGATGAATGCCGGTGAGGTTATATTTGACGACTTTGCTATAGGTACATCGAAAGGTTTTATAGGCTATGGTCCGGACGGGGCTTCCGAGTTAGTGGGGCCGCTTAAAAAACTCCTAGAATACACTCAGTCTCAAGGAGCCAAGACAGTCACCCTTAAAGGTTATTACGCGTCAGAGGAAGGCGCAGCATTAGGGGCCGGGAAAGTGGGTGAGAAATTCTCTTTTAGTTTTCCGGCTACCAAAGAAGGACTTAGAGATTTTTTGAAGGGACTAAAGTAGTGAGCCATCCAAATTCAGTGAGCAAGCATCTGAAAAGCCTCAATGTGTCTGGTTATGGAGGCTATATACCTCTCAGTAGTGACCCTGAGCTG from Pseudomonas asplenii harbors:
- a CDS encoding two-partner secretion domain-containing protein, translated to MDVRQFAFLAGQPSAALKKRESFLGMPKRGLAFILANAMFWQPLWAQADGIVVSAPGTSLGQAANGVPVVNIAAPNASGLSHNQFHDYNVGTNGVILNNSTQNLQNTQLGGYIIGNSNLNGRAASTILNEVNGGSPSQLRGYTEVAGQSAHVIVANPYGISCNGCGFINTPQATLTTGKAVLTNGQVSGYQVDGGSVSIEGAGLNANNIDRFEIITRSAKLNAEIQAKNLAIIAGANDVDAKTLKATARSADPATAPQLAIDSSALGGMYAGAIKLVGTEAGVGVKLDGKMVASGGDIQLDANGHLSMVDTAATGAVTVKAQSLEAKGPVYAGTTLDVTTQGDLTSQNNLVAKDRITLSSGGQLTNNGIIEAGVNADNSRNNEADVEVTAQSFSNTGKSVIASRDLKVTTTQTLNNQGGTLSAQRQTVVTAGTLDNRNQGRVLSADSLNLSADTVLNGQGGLINSVGQLTATLGHLNNNAGEVSSKTNSTLILGTMDNLTGLVMAENTLDITASGAVNNQGGRIGSNQVLLFKGQSLDNTGKGRITAQQKLELSASHLDNSTGSLITNGPFTLTAGTVDNAQGRISSKDDLTATVTTFNQQDGALLTEGNLTLNGGSLDNSNAGLVSAKKLLVLNVDSIDNRAGEISSVQAVNLSGQKLNNSEGGKVLSDTALGLKVVQVINQSLGQLVSQGGMTLTGSTLDNSGGQLSAQSGLVITLEGALTNQLAGLISSEGTLTAHSGSLDNSGGSFSSAGLLQLTSVGALVNQGGRLVTDGGIELHSASLDNRQKGTISGLGAVSVNTGDFDNSHGGFVSSADQLDLTATQLTNQDGGRIGAAKALTASVTGLDQQGGQLNSDTSISLDLNQGQLNNQGGLINAPLLVLKNLKGVNNQGGSLLGSAIAIDFGAATGDLNNAGGHITTAGNLTIDHLRDLNNQGGELTSTQSLTLQGRTLDNSNAGKLISSNLLSLTADNLINQNGGLLSGWEGVTVNGGSLDNRNSGTVSSRSGNLALTLAGALLNGNAGALVSQKVLTVNAASLDNSDKGIISSAQGQTLTVSGVLNNATGGSIDSGAALTLQAMALNNGGTINAQQALTYTGTTLDNSNGTFSGSTAVTLDLLGALTNSNGKLSAGGPLLIQRSTQINNQGGALSSQGLLSILTGSLDNSNRGTLAATDKLTITSTGDVQNGNAGLIASANGDVQLTAASLGNARGSLQGQGAVTLDVGGDIDSQGGKVIAQTGDLLIKAGNLDNQGGVLSSIKGNFESHVVGVLKNGYDLNRQGGLIQAQRLTLNAQGGIDNYGGRIVAQTGDVVIDAGAAGNINNRDGIIQANGLLKVSSNDFDSSGDNGGQVAAGQIDLKLNGTLSNRKGVMESDRDLSVTAASVDNQGGQLRVLGTGGKTEFQLGGLFDNRNGRLETASNDLVLNASGFQNQDGSLLHLGNGTLGISTANVLGAGGSLVTRGNLTLTADEWTNSSVIQAGKLTLNIGTLNQLAGAQLLASNSLLGTGGNWSNDGLIASDGSASLNLSGSYGGNGRYTSLGTLGLTAAQVSLGNSASIAGGAETTLNIAGQLGNSGRITSAAGMTVTAGAINNYGTLGSTGNLRLTTSSLLNDKGLIFSGGDMALRTDTFTNRYADLYSFGKLAIAKDDSNGLSSSINNISSTIESGGDLSLSATHIENRKDVFEVTGGQTSGYIGVQCYYCADSNVGRATNVDSYVVWVENYKSQITKDSASSSMTAGHNFTVNGGDLVNQASTLSAGNDLTFNLQNFINQGASVGDYSIRRAYSVPSVGGYGFDFWSQAMAYNAINDPSYDPGSLGFVGGSDPTFSRPRMHFWNSSGSESLIQVSPRSGGKNFENGIYFGTVWVSRNQIWVDFARPSYRAGVSTAAPGVIQAATPFSNVLTYTSPSTYANAVVQAGGAVNITGTKSLTNSVVREGVVIDGVASHVGSTQVGNSTATLVNINRQLPPDLAQQQVNPLTLPGFSLPTGQNGLFRLSEASSSTPADKGPQSWSLGGASLNTVQRQQTQPTSQLTSVELSDNTQTGNAGPGALVRVQGLPSTAGQSRPQKYLIETNPAFADLKQFVNSDYLLSKVGYSDQESTKRLGDGFYEQRLIQQAVVARTGQRFIDGQTSDEGLFKYLMDNAISSKQQLNLSVGVSLTSEQVAALTHDIVWMEKQVVNGEEVLVPVLYLAQANNRLSPNGALIQGADVNLIAGANLENSGTLRASNNLSMSAGNSLVNAGLAEAGNRLDALAINNVVNKAGGIIAGRDVSLTSVSGDITNERTVSTYTNTIDGYLYRTDVVDSAARIEAANDLTLSAAQDVKNVGGVLKSGGDTNIKAGRDVSIASAEQHNSTMQGRIKSNSVSQYGSDVEVGRDLKVQAGRDLAVVGSRIDAKRDISMDAVENLMVSSAADESHADYKSKKLKIQEDHVKQVMSSLTAGGDVNLNAGKDMTLVSSRINAGDEAKLVAAGELNVLAAQDSDYSLYDKKKKGSFGRLQTRHDEITRVTNVGSEISTGGDLTLKSGGDQRYQVAKLDSGKDLTIDSGGGITFEGVKDLVQESHEKTNNNAFWNSSKGRGNTDETLRQTQMTAAGNITIKAVEGLKVDIKQVNQESVSQAIDAMVKADPQLAWLKDAESRGDVDWHLVKEIHSSYKYSNSGLGPASQLIIAIVMAAVVGPMAMTAMAGSSPAIAFGVAAIASNAATNATTSFINNGGNLGAVFKDLSSPDAMKGYAISGITAGLASGYYQSWTGATANMPLNSWANVGRFAANQALQSSTSALLGKALGNDANVSDALKGALFNTLAAVSFSAVGDYTLGKYAEGSPQKVIIHAMVGGLLAEATGGDFKTGALAAGVNELLIDHLSALVHGDKGLLTMSSQIVGVLAAAAQSDTDASKMEKGSWVASYASQYNRQLHADEDKWIREHAKEFAASQGISEQQATERLAQQALKNVDYLWRALLSDGNDDTAASFLASSGKTFTNDLGEQQALFTAKGQQLFRPEMFADTADPKFYRQFVQSGISRPLSEGLLKEMKDSGLDLKNGAVDLGRFVVDHPGAALEGLWEGLKDLPGGVVDGFKESGQSIGEGAATALNDDLTAKLNAIYGVDVSTAQKTMLLLRTVSAVTSASGVAKGSVKITEKVSEAIGKKLDDILKGANERKLIADGKSSPEPTGRPCCFAAGTMVSTPSGDRAIETLKVGDVVWSKPDKGGKPFAAAILATHYRNDQPIYRLKLENVGANGAAETETLLVTPSHPFYVPERRDFIPAIDLKPGDLLQSLSDGEGEKASTRVESLELFLPVGETYNLTVDIGHTFYVGKLKTWVHNTGTNAPCSIDGRPVAGSESGAKATLPVETDLGKVSFDAANGVGTIYSPKVTMNAGEVIFDDFAIGTSKGFIGYGPDGASELVGPLKKLLEYTQSQGAKTVTLKGYYASEEGAALGAGKVGEKFSFSFPATKEGLRDFLKGLK